Proteins encoded within one genomic window of Halocatena marina:
- a CDS encoding ribonucleotide-diphosphate reductase subunit beta: protein MPIINNNAEHDPNKILPVDYDWAREYYEAGVNNNWVPQEIPMQDDVTQWNGDVLTDAERQLVEWNLGFFSTAESLTANNIVLALYEYVTAPECRQYLLRQAYEEAIHTDTFIYCCDSLGFDPDYLYGMYDRVPSIEEKDEFVVNLTRAIDRPNFSIETDDDIREFLRDLVGFYVIMEGIFFYAGFAMMLGLKRQNKMVGIGQQFEYIMRDESLHVGFGVDLINEIRTESPGVWTDDFESEVVDLITEAVSLEKIYAYEACPDEILGMSAEQFAEYVEHIADRRLEQLDLPVQYDTSNPFAWMSEQVDLNKEKNFFETQVTEYQSGGSLDW from the coding sequence ATGCCGATCATCAACAACAACGCCGAACACGACCCGAACAAGATACTGCCAGTCGATTACGATTGGGCACGCGAGTACTACGAAGCAGGGGTTAACAACAACTGGGTTCCACAAGAGATTCCGATGCAAGACGATGTTACCCAGTGGAACGGAGATGTTCTCACTGATGCTGAGCGACAGCTTGTCGAGTGGAATCTCGGTTTCTTTTCGACAGCCGAATCACTTACAGCGAACAACATCGTCCTCGCGCTGTACGAATATGTAACTGCACCAGAGTGTCGCCAGTATCTACTGCGGCAAGCCTACGAGGAAGCGATTCACACCGATACGTTCATCTACTGCTGTGATTCGCTCGGGTTTGATCCCGACTACCTCTACGGGATGTACGACAGGGTCCCCTCTATCGAGGAGAAAGACGAGTTCGTGGTCAATCTGACGCGTGCGATCGACCGACCGAATTTCTCAATCGAGACGGATGACGATATCCGCGAGTTCCTCCGAGACCTCGTCGGTTTCTACGTCATTATGGAGGGGATTTTCTTCTATGCAGGCTTTGCGATGATGCTCGGGCTGAAACGTCAGAACAAGATGGTCGGTATCGGCCAGCAGTTCGAGTACATCATGCGAGATGAGTCGCTCCACGTCGGATTCGGTGTGGACCTCATTAACGAGATTCGAACAGAGAGCCCCGGCGTGTGGACTGACGACTTCGAAAGCGAGGTGGTTGATCTGATCACCGAAGCTGTCTCGTTAGAGAAAATCTACGCGTACGAGGCGTGTCCGGACGAAATTCTCGGAATGAGCGCCGAACAGTTCGCCGAGTACGTCGAACACATCGCTGATCGCCGACTCGAACAGCTCGATCTCCCAGTGCAGTACGACACCTCCAACCCGTTCGCGTGGATGTCCGAGCAGGTTGATCTCAACAAAGAGAAGAACTTCTTCGAAACGCAGGTGACCGAGTACCAGAGCGGTGGAAGCCTCGACTGGTAA
- a CDS encoding restriction endonuclease has translation MPSTQTSADLLARIQQMDADGFEQFIADLWERRGWTTTVSQTRIGGGSDVTATKKAPDPKTHVIRAKSYESDITDDDTEIQQSVNLVSQEKGVDMVVIVTPHQSTSRVTNNAQAPNVKLVNGDGLVALIERLDAHDLVDDYAAITTSAAAVTTGPPATVEADNSKIPLPEISPDTYLGFIILGTTIWSIGFLVGLAGYSSGIVGSVVAIAAINCWIMLPLSLYHEASRVDETTDWSPSRTLYAIGGAIPFLNAVVGGAYLYRRRHAYQQRQTTDNVSERIA, from the coding sequence ATGCCATCTACCCAGACGTCAGCGGACCTACTCGCCCGGATACAACAGATGGATGCCGACGGTTTTGAGCAGTTCATCGCAGATCTCTGGGAACGCCGGGGATGGACCACGACCGTCTCGCAGACGCGTATCGGTGGTGGGTCCGACGTAACAGCCACGAAGAAAGCGCCCGATCCGAAAACGCACGTCATTCGAGCGAAAAGCTACGAATCGGACATCACCGATGACGACACAGAGATTCAGCAGTCCGTGAATCTTGTGAGCCAAGAGAAGGGTGTTGACATGGTTGTGATTGTAACGCCCCATCAGTCTACAAGCCGTGTCACCAATAACGCACAGGCCCCGAACGTTAAATTAGTCAACGGAGACGGGCTGGTCGCTCTCATTGAGCGGCTTGATGCCCACGACCTTGTCGATGACTACGCTGCGATCACGACAAGCGCGGCGGCAGTAACGACCGGTCCCCCAGCGACTGTCGAGGCAGACAACAGCAAAATACCGTTGCCTGAGATCTCGCCTGATACCTACCTTGGATTCATTATCCTTGGAACAACCATCTGGAGTATTGGGTTCTTGGTCGGGCTTGCCGGTTACTCGAGCGGGATTGTCGGCAGTGTTGTCGCCATTGCAGCGATCAACTGCTGGATTATGTTGCCATTGTCACTCTACCACGAAGCGAGCCGTGTCGATGAAACGACAGATTGGTCACCCTCCCGAACACTCTATGCAATTGGTGGAGCAATCCCATTTCTCAACGCAGTCGTTGGTGGGGCCTACCTCTATCGTCGTCGACATGCATATCAACAGCGTCAGACTACAGACAATGTGAGTGAACGGATCGCGTAG
- a CDS encoding alkaline phosphatase D family protein, with protein MVIDTLLIVKRRLKGGIAAITDFLETSGETADGVDRRLFLKWIGAGLLTLGAAIESIVSGLFDPLYSFHELSPSARSFQAYQNVSLTSVATLPDTVTRHWLGPAFWGNRLQDWRLNNGRIECLRGEAGYEVRTVGVLTREVISGDAPGHLRVRTGLLEDADRGGFCGFLIGVGAGALDYRAAALAQRGSGTGGGFFCAFETDGQVRFREHTDEEAPLDFAVLPAERQEIDPSQPTTEEEILLEVDILPRDDGQFDVQLTARDADGTLRTRAMRHGVDENELLGGISLVSSPPPGESGARWWFRDLRTGGEKISDDPDRSLGPILGTLFSLDDDTLKLSAQLVPIGDTDPQTVRLNYRPAGSQQTWRRTTATIETGYTALFRIDDWDAGRAWDYRVIYPRVRGEMARYSGRIPADPDTDSDDAEQELTIGLFSCTRATGRQLEAGTGDSPLPMAQWPGRYTPANFYFPYEQLIENAGAHDPDLLVFCGDQYYEGNPTRMETRVDPGLDALYKWFLWLWAFRELTRDRPTILLTDDHDVYQPSLWGDGGEKTAVIPKGGYTGSPEFVNTVQRVQCNHNPDPYDPTPVERDIAVYYTAFRFGGVDFAVLEDRKFKSPPPDRDETPAPDERELLGPRQEQFLKKWGHEDTGADTEADVDGGTVPKICLTQTCFACLQTDPDGQPRTSFESNGYPKRGRDRAVELLGEAGALVLAGDLHFASLVRHGIHKHTDGPVQFTGPAGASCYQRWFEPTASLSHGMGLPHTGKFTDGFDNKLRVLAVENPEIPLATYSKHVGNQSRNILDRQLRNEGYGIVRVNQDEEAFTIECWPWDESPSATEAEQFSGWPYRLPFDQVRGITDET; from the coding sequence ATGGTAATCGATACGCTACTAATTGTCAAACGGCGTTTGAAAGGGGGGATCGCAGCAATCACGGACTTTCTCGAAACGTCAGGGGAAACGGCTGATGGGGTAGACCGGCGTCTGTTTCTCAAATGGATCGGTGCTGGTCTCTTAACTCTGGGAGCAGCGATCGAATCAATCGTTAGCGGTCTCTTCGATCCGCTGTACTCGTTTCACGAATTGTCTCCGTCGGCTCGGTCGTTTCAGGCCTATCAGAACGTCTCACTCACGTCGGTGGCGACACTGCCCGATACGGTCACGCGTCACTGGCTCGGGCCAGCGTTCTGGGGGAACCGCCTTCAGGACTGGCGGCTGAATAACGGTCGGATAGAATGCTTGCGCGGGGAGGCTGGTTACGAGGTCCGGACTGTCGGCGTGCTCACCCGCGAAGTCATTAGCGGCGACGCACCAGGGCATCTTCGCGTCCGAACGGGGCTCCTAGAGGACGCTGATCGGGGTGGTTTCTGCGGATTTCTGATCGGCGTCGGGGCTGGCGCACTCGACTATCGCGCGGCAGCCTTGGCCCAGCGTGGCTCTGGTACCGGTGGTGGGTTCTTCTGTGCGTTCGAAACGGACGGGCAGGTCCGCTTTCGGGAGCACACCGACGAGGAGGCACCGCTCGACTTCGCTGTGCTTCCTGCCGAGAGACAGGAAATTGATCCATCCCAGCCGACAACAGAGGAGGAGATACTGCTCGAAGTAGACATCCTTCCACGGGACGACGGACAGTTCGATGTACAGCTGACGGCACGCGATGCCGACGGTACGCTTCGCACTCGTGCGATGCGCCACGGCGTAGACGAGAACGAACTGTTAGGTGGCATTTCGCTGGTTTCCTCACCACCACCCGGCGAATCTGGCGCACGCTGGTGGTTCCGCGACCTGCGCACGGGTGGAGAAAAAATTTCCGACGATCCCGATCGCTCTCTCGGACCGATCCTCGGTACCCTCTTTTCGCTCGACGACGACACTCTCAAACTGTCGGCGCAGCTCGTACCGATCGGCGACACAGATCCACAGACGGTGCGGCTCAATTATCGGCCAGCGGGAAGTCAGCAGACGTGGCGTCGTACGACTGCAACGATCGAGACGGGATACACGGCACTATTCCGCATCGACGACTGGGACGCGGGCCGTGCGTGGGACTACCGCGTGATATATCCACGAGTAAGGGGCGAAATGGCACGATACAGTGGTCGTATTCCCGCAGATCCCGACACGGATAGCGACGACGCAGAGCAGGAACTGACGATCGGCTTGTTCAGCTGCACGAGAGCCACAGGTCGCCAGTTGGAGGCGGGCACGGGCGACTCTCCGCTGCCGATGGCTCAGTGGCCGGGACGATATACGCCAGCGAACTTCTACTTTCCGTACGAGCAGCTGATCGAGAACGCGGGTGCTCACGATCCAGATCTGCTCGTCTTCTGTGGGGATCAATATTATGAAGGCAACCCTACTCGGATGGAAACGCGGGTCGATCCCGGTCTCGACGCTCTCTACAAATGGTTTCTCTGGCTGTGGGCGTTTCGGGAGCTGACACGTGATCGGCCGACCATCCTCCTGACGGACGATCACGATGTGTACCAGCCCAGCTTGTGGGGCGATGGAGGTGAGAAAACGGCAGTCATACCGAAGGGAGGCTATACTGGTTCTCCCGAATTTGTCAACACGGTGCAGCGCGTCCAGTGCAACCACAATCCTGATCCGTACGACCCGACGCCCGTCGAGCGCGACATCGCTGTTTATTACACCGCCTTCCGATTCGGTGGCGTTGACTTTGCCGTCTTGGAAGATCGGAAGTTCAAGTCGCCTCCACCAGACCGCGACGAGACACCGGCACCGGACGAACGAGAACTGTTGGGTCCCCGCCAAGAACAGTTCCTCAAAAAATGGGGGCACGAGGACACTGGGGCTGATACTGAAGCCGATGTTGATGGTGGCACCGTACCAAAAATTTGTCTCACGCAGACCTGTTTTGCGTGTCTCCAGACCGATCCAGACGGGCAACCGCGTACGAGTTTCGAATCGAACGGCTATCCAAAGCGCGGACGTGATCGGGCCGTTGAGCTCCTGGGCGAGGCGGGTGCGCTCGTGTTAGCCGGTGATCTTCACTTTGCATCCCTCGTACGGCACGGGATACACAAGCACACCGATGGACCAGTGCAATTCACGGGTCCAGCAGGAGCGTCGTGCTATCAGCGGTGGTTTGAACCGACGGCGTCACTCTCCCATGGGATGGGTCTTCCGCACACGGGTAAGTTTACGGACGGGTTCGACAACAAGCTACGCGTTCTCGCCGTAGAGAACCCTGAGATCCCCCTTGCCACGTATTCCAAACACGTCGGGAATCAATCGAGAAACATCCTGGATCGCCAGCTAAGAAACGAGGGCTACGGTATCGTTCGGGTCAATCAGGACGAAGAAGCCTTCACGATCGAATGTTGGCCGTGGGATGAGTCGCCATCGGCGACAGAAGCGGAACAATTCTCGGGGTGGCCCTATCGACTCCCATTCGATCAGGTTCGTGGCATCACTGACGAGACATAA
- a CDS encoding xanthine dehydrogenase family protein molybdopterin-binding subunit encodes MSLETIDPDEARPSDLVGSSIQRREDPRLITGEAEYTDDIHHPEAVHLAIKGSQYGHAEIESIDTSDAAELDGVTAAYTAADLDESGVSSALQSPASDANVPEYPLLATDAVRFQGQPVAAVIAKDRYTAREALSEIDISYNRQEAVSDPRTALEEEESPTIHEEAPDNVAFRWENGDAEATDEAFERADHTVSFDPVINRVIPTAMEPRTAFAQYEKSTDELTVELSTQNPHSVRSDLSQTLDLAEEQIRVRSPDVGGGFGAKLPPYTGHLLASWCAIQLERPVKWVATRTEDCQSMVHSRYQDIEAEAALSEDGHLLGVRMDSIADVGGYLVPGGSIVPKNIGLMLSGQYALPAAHVELTGVFTTTAPLAAYRGAGRPEATYFIERLVEVASRELDMDPVTFRRQNFIPTDEFPYETGFGHTYDSGDYEQSLEKALSLIDYDHRRERQAELSEDGRYLGIGISCYVEACGVGPNMGESGIINVKPSGDVVVKTGTTEIGTGHRTGYTQIVASALGVPHDDIEIIEGDTDAVHEGHGTAGSRAMPVGGSAIRETADAVIEKGRQIAARSLEAAPDDIAFADGAFSVRGAPDRSLTLVDVAAMIDDDPSDADEGLEATSNYEPPNYTYPFGTHAAVVEVTPETGDVEIEQYVAVDDVGTQINPKLVEGQIHGGVVQGIGQALYEEAIYDSNGNLLTGSLQDYAVPKAEHVPSMETATTVTECPHNPLGVKGVGEAGAIAAPPAIVNAVVDALSPFEIDHLDMPLTNETVWEAVCQSNN; translated from the coding sequence ATGTCGTTAGAGACGATTGATCCAGACGAAGCCCGACCGAGCGATCTCGTCGGCTCGTCGATCCAACGCCGGGAAGATCCCCGACTCATTACCGGAGAAGCAGAATACACCGACGATATTCACCATCCAGAGGCGGTTCATTTAGCGATCAAAGGCAGCCAGTACGGCCATGCCGAAATCGAGAGCATCGACACGAGTGACGCGGCTGAACTCGATGGCGTCACCGCTGCCTACACGGCGGCTGACCTCGATGAATCGGGCGTTTCCAGCGCCCTTCAATCGCCAGCATCGGACGCTAACGTTCCCGAATATCCGTTGTTGGCGACCGACGCGGTTAGATTCCAAGGACAACCGGTGGCAGCCGTCATCGCAAAAGATCGCTATACTGCCCGAGAGGCACTCAGTGAGATCGACATCAGCTACAATCGACAGGAAGCGGTTTCGGATCCTCGGACTGCTCTCGAAGAAGAGGAGTCACCGACTATTCACGAAGAAGCGCCGGACAACGTGGCCTTCCGCTGGGAGAACGGCGATGCAGAAGCGACCGACGAGGCGTTCGAGCGCGCTGACCACACGGTTTCGTTCGATCCAGTCATCAACCGCGTCATCCCGACGGCGATGGAGCCTCGTACAGCATTCGCGCAGTACGAGAAATCAACGGACGAGTTGACCGTCGAACTGTCCACACAGAACCCCCATTCGGTCCGGTCGGATCTCTCACAGACGCTCGATCTGGCCGAAGAGCAGATTCGAGTTCGATCACCAGATGTCGGTGGTGGATTTGGCGCGAAGCTTCCACCGTATACGGGACATCTTCTCGCGTCGTGGTGTGCGATACAGCTCGAACGGCCCGTGAAATGGGTCGCCACCCGTACAGAAGACTGCCAGTCGATGGTCCACTCACGGTATCAGGATATCGAGGCCGAAGCAGCACTCTCCGAAGATGGACATCTCCTTGGAGTGCGTATGGATAGCATCGCCGATGTCGGTGGCTATCTCGTGCCCGGTGGGTCAATCGTCCCGAAGAATATCGGCCTCATGCTCTCTGGGCAGTACGCGCTTCCGGCAGCACACGTCGAACTAACCGGCGTTTTCACAACCACGGCTCCGCTTGCGGCGTATCGCGGAGCAGGTCGTCCCGAAGCAACGTATTTCATCGAACGATTGGTTGAGGTGGCCTCACGTGAACTCGATATGGATCCGGTGACGTTCCGACGACAGAACTTCATACCAACCGACGAGTTCCCATACGAGACTGGATTCGGCCATACGTACGACAGTGGTGACTACGAACAGTCGCTCGAAAAGGCACTCTCCTTAATCGACTACGATCACCGACGAGAGCGGCAAGCAGAACTGTCTGAAGACGGACGATATCTGGGTATCGGAATCTCCTGTTACGTCGAGGCGTGCGGTGTCGGTCCAAATATGGGCGAGAGCGGCATCATCAACGTCAAGCCGTCTGGCGACGTCGTCGTGAAAACCGGTACCACGGAGATCGGAACTGGTCACCGGACGGGCTACACCCAGATCGTCGCAAGTGCGCTCGGTGTGCCACACGACGATATTGAGATCATCGAAGGCGATACCGACGCTGTCCACGAGGGTCATGGCACCGCCGGTAGTCGAGCGATGCCCGTCGGTGGGAGCGCAATCCGTGAGACCGCCGATGCGGTGATCGAAAAAGGTCGTCAGATCGCCGCGCGCTCACTCGAAGCTGCCCCCGACGACATCGCGTTCGCCGATGGAGCGTTCTCCGTCCGTGGTGCTCCCGACCGATCGCTCACTCTCGTGGACGTTGCAGCAATGATCGACGATGATCCTTCGGATGCGGACGAAGGCCTCGAAGCGACTTCGAACTACGAGCCGCCCAACTACACGTATCCGTTTGGAACGCACGCTGCAGTCGTCGAGGTAACGCCCGAAACTGGTGACGTTGAAATCGAACAGTACGTCGCGGTGGACGACGTGGGAACACAGATCAATCCGAAACTCGTCGAGGGACAGATCCACGGTGGCGTCGTCCAAGGCATTGGACAGGCACTCTATGAAGAAGCCATCTACGACTCGAACGGCAATCTGTTGACGGGATCGCTCCAAGATTATGCCGTTCCAAAGGCTGAGCACGTTCCGTCCATGGAGACAGCCACCACAGTGACTGAGTGCCCACACAACCCACTCGGTGTCAAAGGTGTTGGCGAGGCAGGAGCAATCGCTGCACCCCCGGCAATTGTGAACGCTGTTGTAGACGCACTTTCGCCGTTCGAGATCGATCATCTCGATATGCCACTAACGAATGAAACCGTCTGGGAAGCGGTGTGCCAATCCAACAACTGA